Proteins from a genomic interval of Lolium perenne isolate Kyuss_39 chromosome 1, Kyuss_2.0, whole genome shotgun sequence:
- the LOC127301652 gene encoding putative ripening-related protein 5 — MVTIRGLATIAVFLLVALSTSHIASSLRPGTLGVCRASGYLPGKAGHCEKSNDPECCEDGKRYPQYHCSPPVTATIKAVLTLNSFEKGKDGGGPSECDNSYHSDKELVVALSTGWFENMARCGHRIKITANGKSVYAKVVDECDSVYGCDDEHNYEPPCANNIVDASPAVWNALGLDQNVGMEDITWSQA; from the coding sequence ATGGTCACCATCAGAGGTCTAGCCACCATAGCGGTATTCCTCCTGGTCGCACTATCCACGTCCCACATTGCCTCCTCCCTTCGCCCCGGCACCCTCGGTGTCTGCCGTGCCAGTGGCTATCTTCCGGGCAAGGCAGGCCACTGCGAGAAGAGCAATGATCCAGAGTGCTGCGAGGACGGTAAGAGGTACCCACAGTACCACTGCTCGCCACCAGTCACCGCGACTATAAAGGCTGTGCTAACACTTAACAGCTTCGAGAAAGGTAAGGATGGTGGAGGTCCATCGGAGTGTGATAACTCCTACCACAGCGACAAGGAACTAGTCGTCGCGCTATCCACCGGTTGGTTCGAGAACATGGCACGGTGCGGCCACCGCATCAAGATCACCGCTAACGGCAAGTCTGTGTATGCTAAGGTGGTGGACGAGTGTGACTCCGTGTACGGCTGTGACGATGAGCACAACTATGAGCCACCATGTGCCAACAACATCGTCGACGCGTCGCCAGCGGTGTGGAATGCCCTCGGGCTCGATCAGAATGTCGGTATGGAGGATATCACCTGGTCACAAGCGTAA